In Rhodothermus marinus DSM 4252, a single genomic region encodes these proteins:
- a CDS encoding transferrin receptor-like dimerization domain-containing protein: protein MYRGLGAFLIALFLWSGWSGKPAQDAALQTISPDSQLIGFTRERARQQWALESRIPSLISTERMRTYHRALTAEPHHAGTKANERTAEYLAERLREFGFDSVAFYRYEVLLPRPVERRVELVAPERYRLRLSEPPLPPDPDTRKSGVLPPFNAYSADGSVEAEVVYVNYGIPEDYRVLDSLGIRVEGKIVLARYGRSWRGIKPKVAAERGAVAVLLYSDPADDGYVRGDVMPDGKWRPEWGVQRGSVMDMPIYPGDPQTPGYPSKPGAQRLPLSEVPTLQKIPILPISYGDALPILRNLKGPVAPESWRGGLPVTYHIGPGPARVRMTVRQDWSVRPIVNVIGYLWGSEERDKLIMTGGHRDAWTFGGRDPISGAVSLLESARALAQLAREGHRPRRTIAIASWDAEEYGLIGSTEYAEEFAAQLQQRLILYLNRESYTAGDFEAGGSHALEPFINEVTRAVPAPEGTGTVWNFWKAHTAAHRVVHTEAGERIRITALGSGSDYTAFLDHLGIPSVNLGFDSGNGIYHSRYDTHWFFTTYGDPGFRYGERLADLVARFLLRLANADVLPFDYAVTAETVQRYLDELEALQSRYLKEPIDLRPVHRAARMLEATAIAFRAERDRILQLPAATLEAHRSALVTINDHLHRAEQGFLHPEGLPGRPWFRHTLYAPGLYTGYGVKTLPGIREAIEQGNAAEAQAMAEATAAALERVRQHLVAAIAAASTIR from the coding sequence ATGTATCGCGGCCTCGGAGCGTTCCTGATTGCCCTGTTCCTCTGGTCAGGCTGGTCCGGCAAGCCAGCTCAGGATGCAGCGCTGCAGACCATCTCGCCCGACTCCCAGTTGATCGGCTTCACCCGGGAGCGGGCGCGTCAGCAATGGGCATTGGAGTCCCGCATTCCGTCGCTGATCTCGACAGAACGCATGCGCACCTACCATCGGGCGCTGACGGCCGAACCCCACCATGCCGGCACGAAGGCCAATGAACGCACGGCCGAATACCTCGCCGAACGGTTACGAGAATTTGGCTTCGACAGCGTGGCGTTCTATCGGTACGAAGTACTGCTCCCCCGGCCAGTCGAGCGTCGCGTGGAGCTCGTTGCCCCGGAACGCTACCGGCTGCGCTTGAGCGAGCCGCCGCTGCCGCCCGATCCGGACACACGTAAGTCCGGCGTGTTGCCGCCGTTCAATGCCTACTCGGCCGACGGGAGTGTCGAGGCCGAGGTGGTCTATGTGAACTACGGCATTCCGGAAGATTACCGGGTGCTCGACTCGCTGGGCATCAGGGTCGAAGGCAAGATCGTTCTGGCCCGCTACGGCCGTAGCTGGCGCGGCATCAAGCCCAAGGTGGCCGCCGAGCGTGGCGCCGTAGCCGTGCTGCTGTACTCCGATCCGGCCGATGACGGGTACGTGCGCGGCGATGTGATGCCCGACGGCAAGTGGCGTCCGGAATGGGGCGTGCAGCGCGGCTCGGTCATGGATATGCCGATCTACCCGGGTGATCCCCAGACGCCGGGCTATCCTTCGAAGCCGGGGGCGCAACGGCTGCCGCTGTCCGAGGTGCCCACGCTCCAGAAAATCCCGATCCTTCCGATTTCCTACGGCGATGCCCTTCCCATCCTGCGCAATCTGAAAGGACCGGTAGCGCCGGAGTCATGGCGCGGCGGCCTCCCCGTTACCTATCACATCGGCCCGGGCCCGGCCCGCGTGCGTATGACGGTACGCCAGGACTGGTCGGTACGCCCCATCGTCAACGTGATCGGCTACCTGTGGGGTAGCGAAGAGCGCGATAAGTTGATCATGACCGGGGGACACCGGGATGCCTGGACGTTCGGTGGACGTGACCCGATCAGCGGGGCCGTTTCGCTGCTCGAATCGGCACGCGCCCTGGCACAACTGGCCCGTGAAGGCCACCGCCCGCGCCGCACCATCGCCATTGCCTCCTGGGATGCCGAAGAGTACGGCCTGATCGGCTCCACAGAATACGCCGAGGAATTTGCAGCCCAGCTCCAGCAACGGCTCATTCTGTACCTGAACCGTGAAAGCTACACAGCCGGCGACTTTGAGGCCGGCGGCTCCCATGCACTGGAGCCGTTCATCAACGAAGTGACGCGGGCGGTGCCGGCTCCGGAAGGGACGGGTACCGTGTGGAACTTCTGGAAAGCCCACACCGCCGCGCATCGCGTCGTCCACACCGAGGCGGGCGAGCGCATTCGCATCACCGCGCTGGGTTCGGGAAGCGACTACACCGCTTTTCTGGACCACCTGGGCATTCCGTCGGTCAATCTGGGATTCGATTCCGGAAATGGCATCTACCATTCCCGCTACGACACACACTGGTTCTTCACCACCTATGGCGATCCCGGCTTTCGCTATGGCGAGCGGCTGGCCGACCTGGTGGCCCGTTTCCTCCTGCGCCTAGCCAACGCCGACGTCCTTCCCTTTGACTATGCCGTCACGGCCGAGACCGTGCAGCGATATCTCGACGAGCTGGAGGCGCTACAATCCCGCTATCTGAAAGAACCCATCGACTTGCGTCCTGTCCACCGGGCCGCGCGCATGCTGGAAGCAACGGCCATTGCTTTTCGGGCAGAGCGCGACCGAATTCTGCAGCTCCCGGCCGCCACGCTGGAGGCTCACCGGTCGGCGCTGGTCACCATCAACGACCACCTGCACCGGGCCGAGCAGGGCTTCCTGCACCCGGAAGGGCTGCCCGGCCGCCCCTGGTTCCGACACACGCTCTATGCGCCCGGGCTCTACACAGGCTATGGCGTCAAGACGCTGCCCGGCATCCGAGAGGCGATCGAACAGGGCAATGCAGCCGAGGCTCAGGCCATGGCCGAAGCCACAGCCGCCGCGCTGGAGCGCGTCCGGCAACATCTGGTGGCCGCGATCGCAGCGGCCAGCACGATCCGATAA